The Anolis sagrei isolate rAnoSag1 chromosome Y, rAnoSag1.mat, whole genome shotgun sequence genome contains a region encoding:
- the LOC137095286 gene encoding uncharacterized protein: protein MRLAYGALVLSSLFLREDLSGDWERRAPPPWHSPPVKWVQLQNTFGYPQAFCWASSQSQWALRLAGVAALLLWVWAQTWTKGTPPEPKPETQREVDFQIPQKRDSLCICGEPLIPRFARFEPIRRRRRSSSVICHISGARLQNVNKSNYRRKYPLVIPRILSSSSSSSSSSSSSIQLKNLAVQTSCGLFPTVTTVDSSCMVSDSLEELESKTFDLSSEVDAHRSHKIEQEPSSPVYHRYPDVKKSVPQIQESLEIFERPEPEVEEPEPQTREITECSKICEKPEKRLPEKHHPEKRLPEKPLPEKRVPSFAQIFVHSSAFQKDDGVFLVEKSFQIRMVPPDGEKPPILTEEEGGNKRNMLALLGRIVNAEGDSKVERTPRLKAFPPTGHFGWNVAVRTTSAPSDFDPNALIVDKMDEGILGLLEYHVKKKMVQHQCGVPTVVVRSLQHFHSMGDFSPMERSAKGLMPICARSPASLLLARRNVKEIYGKPWQKPLKEREHYVLRQATEAGRVTSSIKKPSAAMMSPQVLKRKYVLLSMQPDELKRIVFHITAKMLEIKRGGFPEIVEGSFHTFSRFSCRPLPKTIRLGNKVPRAKQATLPFIAKEVLCLLDLNIKHKYLVYVWRLPIPFREPSGATEEQKTPALAKKGMVEAQLSGQILVAPGSQMPLGLPPSSQLVFAEETTEGPAQLLEEEMKEEHLEMMQEGQLVKMEEQHPEEMQEAEDQKSKEGLLSSSVESPKPPEEVTGHEEKSGMEPEQHLTCAVPPQMVAGEALPGVDSGQTMGTEETTMFLKQMEPARSGEVPPPLPFSQRDQDEDRSEIKEDGGPLKQPKRPPSLKAVLRPGTEEVSKRPKDATIVRASLMLQLDLAKEKLNLHLQKKLDTTLQPKQGARLDLDMGLDGKAKGHRHRHPHRSDRPTSRSGSRSRRPFCYVCMPLDDSGSAVKTVCWSLPSWILEMNGHRVPRVARFERKTTRCK from the exons CCAAAGCCTGAGACACAGAGAGAAGTGGACTTCCAAATCCCACAGAAAAGAG ACTCTCTGTGTATCTGTGGGGAACCACTAATTCCCAGATTTGCAAG ATTTGAGCCAATTCGCAGGAGACGGCGCTCTTCTTCGGTGATCTGTCATATTTCCGGAGCCAGGCTCCAAAATGTCAACAAATCGAATTACAGAAGGAAATATCCTCTCGTCATTCCGAGAATCctctcttcatcatcatcttcttcttcctcatcctcctcttcaaTCCAATTGAAAAATCTGGCGGTTCAGACCAGTTGTGGACTATTTCCGACGGTGACCACAGTGGACTCTTCATGCATGGTCTCCGATTCCTTGGAAGAGCTGGAAAGCAAAACGTTTGATCTGTCCTCCGAAGTAGATGCTCACAGATCACATAAAATCGAGCAGGAACCCTCCTCCCCTGTATATCATAGATACCCTGACGTGAAAAAGTCTGTGCCCCAAATACAAGAGTCCTTAGAGATATTTGAAAGGCCAGAGCCTGAGGTGGAAGAGCCTGAGCCCCAAACAAGAGAAATAACAGAATGCTCAAAAATATGTGAAAAGCCAGAGAAACGCCTTCCAGAAAAACACCATCCAGAGAAACGCCTTCCAGAGAAACCCCTTCCAGAGAAACGCGTGCCTTCATTTGCACAAATCTTTGTCCACAgctcagcatttcagaaagacgaTGGGGTCTTTTTGGTGGAGAAATCCTTCCAAATCCGCATGGTGCCCCCAGATGGAGAAAAGCCCCCAATATTAACTGAGGAAGAAGGAGGCAACAAACGCAACATGCTAGCCTTGCTAGGCCGAATAGTAAACGCCGAAGGGGATTCGAAGGTGGAGAGAACTCCGAGACTGAAGGCCTTTCCACCAACTGGACATTTTGGCTGGAATGTAGCCGTCCGCACCACTTCGGCTCCGTCGGATTTTGACCCGAATGCCTTAATTGTGGACAAAATGGACGAGGGAATTCTGGGTCTCCTGGAGTACCATGTCAAAAAGAAAATGGTGCAGCATCAGTGTGGGGTGCCCACGGTTGTGGTGCGGTCACTGCAGCATTTCCACTCCATGGGGGACTTCAGCCCAATGGAGCGGTCAGCAAAGGGGTTAATGCCCATCTGTGCCAGGAGTCCGGCTAGCCTTCTTTTGGCACGCAGAAATGTCAAGGAGATCTATGGCAAACCTTGGCAGAAACCTCTCAAAGAAAGGGAACATTACGTCTTACGTCAGGCGACGGAAGCAGGGAGAGTCACCTCTTCCATTAAGAAACCTAGTGCCGCAATGATGTCGCCTCAAGTTCTGAAGAGGAAGTACGTCCTCCTCTCGATGCAGCCGGACGAACTCAAGCGGATCGTGTTCCACATCACGGCGAAGATGCTTGAAATCAAGAGGGGGGGCTTTCCCGAAATCGTGGAGGGCTCCTTCCACACCTTCAGCCGCTTCTCCTGCCGCCCGCTGCCCAAGACCATCCGCCTGGGTAACAAGGTCCCCCGCGCGAAGCAAGCTACCCTGCCTTTCATCGCCAAAGAGGTCCTATGCCTCCTTGACCTCAACATCAAACACAAGTACCTGGTCTATGTGTGGAGGCTCCCCATACCATTCCGCGAGCCCAGTGGTGCTACTGAGGAACAGAAGACCCCTGCCTTGGCCAAAAAAGGGATGGTGGAGGCTCAGCTTTCGGGGCAAATTCTTGTGGCCCCGGGGTCACAAATGCCACTTGGTTTGCCGCCTTCCTCTCAGTTGGTGTTTGCTGAAGAAACCACAGAAGGACCTGCCCAACTACTGgaagaggaaatgaaagaagaacaTCTGGAGATGATGCAAGAGGGACAGCTGGTCAAAATGGAAGAGCAACATCCAGAGGAGATGCAAGAGGCTGAAGACCAAAAGTCCAAGGAGGGTCTCCTGTCTTCCTCTGTGGAAAGCCCAAAGCCTCCTGAAGAAGTGACTGGACATGAGGAAAAGTCAGGGATGGAGCCAGAACAACATTTGACTTGTGCTGTCCCCCCACAAATGGTGGCCGGAGAGGCCCTGCCTGGAGTGGATAGTGGTCAAACAATGGGGACAGAGGAAACCACAATGTTCCTGAAACAGATGGAGCCTGCAAGGTCTGGTGAAGTGCCTCCACCACTTCCCTTCAGCCAAAGAGATCAAGATGAGGACAGATCCGAGATCAAGGAGGATGGAGGACCCCTAAAGCAGCCGAAGAGGCCACCGTCCCTCAAGGCTGTCCTGAGACCTGGGACAGAGGAAGTGTCCAAGCGTCCAAAAGATGCCACCATTGTGAGGGCCAGCCTCATGCTGCAGCTGGACTTGGCCAAGGAGAAGCTCAACCTGCACCTCCAGAAGAAGCTGGATACCACGTTGCAGCCAAAACAAGGGGCCCGGCTGGACCTTGACATGGGGCTGGATGGAAAGGCCAAGGGTCATCGTCACCGCCATCCCCACCGCAGTGACCGCCCAACCTCTCGGTCTGGGTCCCGGTCCCGCCGGCCCTTCTGCTATGTCTGCATGCCTCTGGATGACAGCGGCTCAGCCGTCAAGACCGTCTGCTGGTCGCTGCCCAGTTGGATCCTGGAGATGAATGGCCACCGGGTGCCACGTGTGGCCCGCTTCGAGAGAAAGACCACCAGGTGCAAATGA